The sequence below is a genomic window from Citricoccus muralis.
GTCCAGTTGGGCATCCTGGACCAGCAGTTCTCTCAACTCGACGACATCCAGAACGACCGAGTGCGCGAAGTATTGGCCCGCACGAAAACCAGCTTCAACGTGGACGGCAAGGAGCTGACTCCGGCGCAGCTGCTGGAACGGCTGGGCTTCGCCCGAGAACACCTCTCCAGCCACGTCGCCTCCCTATCCGGCGGACAGAAACGGCGGCTGCAACTGCTGATGGTGCTGTTGAGCGAACCCAATGTGCTGATTCTCGATGAGCCCACCAACGACGTCGACGCCGATATGCTCGCCGCCATGGAGGATGTCCTGGACTCCTGGCCGGGCACGCTGCTGGTGGTATCCCACGACCGGTACCTCCTGGAGCGCGTCACCGACCAGCAGTACGCGATTCTTGGCGGCCGACTCCGGCACGTGCCCGGCGGTGTGGATGAGTATCTGCGGTTGCGAGACGCGCAGGAAAGCGGTGGTACCGCGGCTCCGTCAGGAAACCCCTCGACCGCTTCCGCACCATCGGCCACCAAGGCCTCCGGGCCAACTGGTGCTGAGCTTCGGGCAGCGCAGAAGGAGATCCAAGCGATCGAGCGAAAATTGGAGAAACTCGGCGATCAGATCCAATCGCACCACGTCTCGATGGCCGAACACGACCAGTCGGACTTTGAGGGACTGGGAAAGCTCACCGCAGAACTCGGCGCGCTCAACCGGCAACAAGAAGAGCTAGAGGAACGCTGGCTGGAGCTGTCTGAGCTGGCGGGCTAAACCGACTTATCCGGCTTTTCCAGCTAATTTTCGTCGGCCCACAGTTCCATCACGAACACGGTGTCGGGTTCATCGTCGTTGACGCCGACTTCGTAGAGCAGACAACCGATGTCGTCGTTACCGAGATGGGGACGGGAGATGAGGGCGACGACGTCGTCGCGATGACCGGGCTTCACACCGAGTGTGCCAACATGCGCGAAAGTCATAGCTGAAGTCTAAGAGCGCGGCTAAGACGCAACCAGGGTTGGTGCTGCGCGAGGACGTCTACCGGCGAAACCGCGTGTGTATTGTTCAGATCAGTACACCAGCGTCGCGTTCGTCGTGGCGCCTGTTGAAAGGAACCCCTCATGGTGATTGCCGGGCTCATCCTCACCGGACTTGCCGCACTCGTTCACGTCTACATTTTTGTGCTGGAGTCCCTGGCCTGGAGCGGTCGTCGTGCGCAGGCCACATTCGGCCACACCGCTGACCAGGTGGAAGTCACCAAGGCGTTGGCGTACAACCAGGGCTTCTATAACCTTTTCCTGGCCATCGCCGTATTCCTCGGGACCATTTTCATGACAGCCGGACAGACCGCGATCGGAGCGACTCTGGTGTTCACTGGTGCCGGATCCATGGTCGCGGCGGCTCTGGTGTTGCTGCTGTCCAACCGCACGATGGCCTCCGCAGTCCTCAAACAGGGCGCGATACCGGCGCTGGGCATCATCGCGCTGGTGCTCGGACTCGCGTTCTGACACCCACCATCCCTAGATCGCTGGGGTCAGGATTTCCTCGCGGACGAGAGCGGCGCCGGCGCTGAGGGCGTTGAGCTTGCCCCGGGCGACCTCGCGGGAGAGCGGTGCCATTCCGCAGTTGGTCGACGGGTAGAGCTTGTCGGCGTCGACGAAGCGCAGGGCATTTCTGAGCACGTCGGCGACTTCTTCAGGTGTTTCGACCTCGTTGGTGGCGACGTCGATCGCACCCACCATCACCTTCTTGCCTCGGATCAGCTCGATTAGATCCATCGGCACCCGGGAGTGTTGGCACTCCAACGAAACGATGTCGAGACTTGAGCGCTGCAGGAGCGGGAAGAACCGCTCGTACTGCAGCCATGCTGAGCCCAGGGTCTTCTTCCACTCGATATTCGCTTCGATGCCGTAGCCGTAACAGATGTGCACCGCCGTCTCGCAGCGCAGACCCTCCACGGCGCGCTCCAGAGCGGCGACGCCCCAGTCGTTGACCTCATCGAAGAACACATTGAACGCCGGCTCGTCGAATTGGACGATGTCGACGCCGGCAGCTTCGAGTTCTTTGGCTTCCTGATTCAGGATGCCGGCAAACTCCCAGGCCAGTTTCTCGCGGCTGCCGTAGTAGCTGTCGTACAGCGTGTCGATCATCGTCATGGGCCCGGGGAGCGCCCACTTAAGTTGACGGTCTGTGTGCTGGCGGGCGAAGGCGGCGTCCTCGACGAACACCGGCTTCTCGCGGGACACCGCACCGACCACGGTGGGGACGCTGGCATCGTAGCGGTCGCGGATGCGCACAGTCTGCCGGGTCTCAAAGTCGACGCCGTCCAGGTGCTCGATGAAGGTGGTGACGAAATGCTGGCGGGTCTGTTCGCCGTCGCTGACCAGGTCGATGCCCGCGGATTCTTGTTCGTGCAGGGACAGGCGCAGGGCGTCACGCTTGCTTTCGAGCAGTTCGTCATCCTGCCATCGCCAGGCCGACCAGAGCTGGCCTGGTTCGGCCAACCAACTTGGCTTCGGTAGGCTGCCGGCGGTGGAGGTGGGCAATAGAGAATTCATGGCGATCAACCTTGTCTCGCGACGGCACGCTGCCCGCGATCGGCGGTCCAACGTTCCAGAACGGGTTTGTAGGGTTCGATGAAGTGCTTTTGGGTGAAGAGTCCTTGGCGCTGAGCCAGCTGACTGCGCTCACGGCGGTCGTATTCGATCTGGGTGAACGAGCAGTCCGGGTTCTCCAGGCTCGGTTGAAAGTGCGCACCCGCGGGCGAGTTCGCGTTGTAGATCTCCGGGCGGTAAATCTTCTGGAACGACTCCATGGCGCTGACCACGCTGATCAACTCAAGGTTGGTGTAGTCCGTGAGTAAACCTTCGCCTGCATAGAAGGCCAAGGGAGCCACGCTGCCGGTGGGCATGAAGTAGCGCGCCTGGAGCCCCATGCGGTTGAAATACTGGTCCGTCAGCGAGTCGTCATCGTGGAGGTACTCCACGCCCAGAATCGGGTGAACGTTGGTGGTGCGCCGGTAGGTTTTGCTGGTGGAGACGCTGAGACAGATCACCGGTGGCTTGGCGAACGCCTCGCGGTAAGTATCCGAGTCGATTACGAACTTGAACAACTCTCCGTGGAGGAGACCGAAGTCCTCCGGAACCTCCCGCCGTTCGGTATTGATGTTGTAGGCGGGAAGGCGCACGCTGAAGTCGTAGTCGCGGACATAGGACGACAGGCTGTTCCCGGTGACGCCGGCGATGCGTTGCTGGGTGTGATGATCCACGATGGTGGTCTGCAGCAGCTCGATCGCCGGGAACGTCTTGCCCTGACCATCCACGTCAATGTCGATGGTGACGATCTCGATCTCCAATGTGTACCTGTCGCCGGTGGGGTTGTCCCAGTTCGCCAGGTGGTTGAAGCGGGAATTGATCATCTGCAGGGTGTTGCGCATGTTCTGCTGACGGTGTTCACCGCGCGCCAAATTCGCGAAGTTCGTGGTCAGTCGGGTGCCCTCGGCGGGACGATAGTCCTCGTCGAAGGGAATCCTGCTGATGGTCAGTGTGAAGTCGTGGCTCATGGTGATCTGTCGCCCTCATTCCGGAGTCTGCGACTCGTCGGTCGGACCGTGTGGGTGGTGGAATGTGGCAAGCCTAAGTGCCGCCCTATCCCGCCTGGCAACTAGGACGGTCACACATCCTTGGGGCGCGTAAAGTACGGGCACTCATCGATCAATGCCGGATTCTCTCGCCCGTGCCGGCGTCACGAATTGACGGGTGGGGCGGCGTCTTGCTAAACGCGACGTCACTCCAAGGGGACGCGGCGAGCACCCGCTCCGGTATCGCCGAGCTCGTCGTCGGGATTGAGCAGTGTGCACGCTTTCATGGACAGGCAACCGCAACCGATGCAGCCGGTGAGTTCCTTCTCGAGACGTTCGATGCCCTGGCGACGTTGCTCCAGCACGCGTTTCCAGCGCCGTGATGCTTTTTGCCAGTCTTCGTGGCTCGGGGTCCCCGTGAGCGGGACGTCGGCGAAGGCTTCCTGCAGATCCGACAGGGGAATGCCGAGCCGCTTGGCCACGGAGACTAGCGCGACGCGACGCAGCATGTGCCGCGGGAAGCGGCGTTGATTTCCGGCGGTGCGGAATGAAGTGATGAGACCCATGCGCTCGTAGTAGTGCAGCGCGGAGACGGCAACTCCGGTGCGCTTGCTCATTTCCCCGACGGTCATCAGCTCGTCGGGGTGGTGGTCGATCGTTGATAGTTCAGTAGCGTCGTCTGCCTGTTGTGACACCTTGCATACCTTCCGGGCTTTGACCTCAACCATACTTGAGGTTCTACAGTGTGGGTAGTCGTTCTTTCTCCCTGGAGGTCCCGTCTCGTGACGTATGTGATTGCTCTGCCGTGTGTGGATGTGAAGGATCGGGCGTGTATTGATGAGTGCCCGGTGGATTGCATTTATGAGGGTGAGCGGATGCTGTATATCC
It includes:
- a CDS encoding putative quinol monooxygenase; the encoded protein is MTFAHVGTLGVKPGHRDDVVALISRPHLGNDDIGCLLYEVGVNDDEPDTVFVMELWADEN
- a CDS encoding DUF1304 domain-containing protein, which gives rise to MVIAGLILTGLAALVHVYIFVLESLAWSGRRAQATFGHTADQVEVTKALAYNQGFYNLFLAIAVFLGTIFMTAGQTAIGATLVFTGAGSMVAAALVLLLSNRTMASAVLKQGAIPALGIIALVLGLAF
- a CDS encoding methionine synthase; protein product: MNSLLPTSTAGSLPKPSWLAEPGQLWSAWRWQDDELLESKRDALRLSLHEQESAGIDLVSDGEQTRQHFVTTFIEHLDGVDFETRQTVRIRDRYDASVPTVVGAVSREKPVFVEDAAFARQHTDRQLKWALPGPMTMIDTLYDSYYGSREKLAWEFAGILNQEAKELEAAGVDIVQFDEPAFNVFFDEVNDWGVAALERAVEGLRCETAVHICYGYGIEANIEWKKTLGSAWLQYERFFPLLQRSSLDIVSLECQHSRVPMDLIELIRGKKVMVGAIDVATNEVETPEEVADVLRNALRFVDADKLYPSTNCGMAPLSREVARGKLNALSAGAALVREEILTPAI
- a CDS encoding putative oxygenase MesX; this translates as MSHDFTLTISRIPFDEDYRPAEGTRLTTNFANLARGEHRQQNMRNTLQMINSRFNHLANWDNPTGDRYTLEIEIVTIDIDVDGQGKTFPAIELLQTTIVDHHTQQRIAGVTGNSLSSYVRDYDFSVRLPAYNINTERREVPEDFGLLHGELFKFVIDSDTYREAFAKPPVICLSVSTSKTYRRTTNVHPILGVEYLHDDDSLTDQYFNRMGLQARYFMPTGSVAPLAFYAGEGLLTDYTNLELISVVSAMESFQKIYRPEIYNANSPAGAHFQPSLENPDCSFTQIEYDRRERSQLAQRQGLFTQKHFIEPYKPVLERWTADRGQRAVARQG
- the soxR gene encoding redox-sensitive transcriptional activator SoxR; protein product: MTVGEMSKRTGVAVSALHYYERMGLITSFRTAGNQRRFPRHMLRRVALVSVAKRLGIPLSDLQEAFADVPLTGTPSHEDWQKASRRWKRVLEQRRQGIERLEKELTGCIGCGCLSMKACTLLNPDDELGDTGAGARRVPLE